The proteins below come from a single Brachyhypopomus gauderio isolate BG-103 unplaced genomic scaffold, BGAUD_0.2 sc45, whole genome shotgun sequence genomic window:
- the LOC143486717 gene encoding uncharacterized protein LOC143486717, whose amino-acid sequence MAATAENQPYVISTVVRTTQVMVVVCMLCCGVANQITPGPWTLRTTRDFKHSTRQWMEALIFLCHRRRFAHWTTEAKDVLSGRVNPVFRIKRAREELENGGTGGLLS is encoded by the exons ATGGCTGCCACCGCTGAAAATCAGCCCTATGTTATCAGTACCG TGGTCAGGACCACACAggtcatggtggtggtgtgtatgttgtgctg TGGTGTGGCAAACCAGATCACTCCTGGACCATGGACTTTGAGAACTACTCGTGATTTTAAA CATTCTACCCGTCAATGGATGGAAGCTTTGATTTTTCTGTG CCACAGGAGGCGTTTCGCACACTGGACCACAGAAGCAAAAGATGTCTTGAGTGGCAGAGTAAACCCGGTTTTCCGCATCAAACGTGCCAGAGAGGAGCTTGAAAATGGAGGCACGGGGGGTCTTCTTTCCTAA